The genome window CGTCTTCGCGATCGACGCGACGATCGACGGATTCGATACATCCGGAGCGCTGTTGATCGATGGTTCTCGTCCCATGCGCTTGGACGGCCGTCGTTTGCATACGATCGACCTGAGCGCGTGCGAGAATTTTCCGCAGTCGTCGATCGGTCCGTCTGCAGCCGGTACGCTGGCGGATGGAACGCTCATCGCGACGATGCGGTCGCCGGCCATCGTTAATCTCGACGATACCAGCGGTCAGACCGCACCCGTCGTTTTGCATTTGCGCGACCGCCGGTGCTTGAATCTCGGCAACGGCATCGCCACAGCGACGGCCGGCATGTATGCCGCCGGTTACACCGCCTACATCGCCAACGTTCCGGCGCCGTCGAATGTGGCGTCCGGCCGCGAGCGTTTCGTTGCGATGCGCTGGAACGATCGCGCGCGTCAGTCACTCGGCACGGGAGCCGCGTTCGCCATCAACGCCAACGGCGAAGCGGCCGGCGCCGACGTTCCACCCGAACACGGCGGCACGTTCGGAGCGGTGCCGCATGCGCGCTACTGGAGCGCAGCGGCGGCGGCAACGGATATCGCGCCACAACGCTCGGCGAGTGCTGCATACGCGATCGACGCTCACGGGCGCGTAACGGGGGTGTTGATGGATGCACGAGGCCGTCATCGCGCGTTTCTATGGCAGAGCGGACGGTTGCGCTTGCTCGACGATGCCGTCGCGGCACCGGGCTGGCGCTTCGAATGCGGATATGCATTCGCTCCGAACGGAGCGGTGGTTGGAATCGGAACATTCGACGGTCGTCCGGAGGCCTTCGAAGTCGAAGGCCTCTAGACAGGTGGGGTTACTTCGGCTTGGTCATCTCACGCGGAACGACGATCGCGTCGTACTGCTTCTCGTCGACGTGACCGAGCGATAGCGCCGCTTCCTTGAGCGTCGTGCCATGGTGATGGGCGTGCTTGGCGATCGCGGCCGCGTTATCGTATCCGATGTGCGGCGACAGCGCGGTGACGACCATCAGCGATTGATCGAGATACTTCTTGATCTGCTCTTCGTTGGCTTCCAGCCCGTCGACCGCATGTTCGCGGAACATCGTGCACGCATCGCGCAGCAGCGTGGTCGAGTGTAGGAAGTTGTAGATCATGACCGGATTGAACACGTTGAGCTCGAAGTTGCCCTGCGAAGCTCCGAACGAGATGGCGGTGTCGTTGCCGTAGACCTGGACGCACACCATCGTCATCGCTTCGGACTGCGTCGGATTGACTTTACCCGGCATGATCGAGCTACCCGGCTCGTTCTCCGGCAGAACCAACTCGCCGATACCGGCGCGCGGGCCGGATGCCAGCCAGCGAATGTCGTTGGCGATTTTCATCAGCGCGGCGGCCAGCGTCTTGAGCGCGCCGGACGCGAATACGAAATCGTCGTGCGACGCGAGCGCCGCAAACTTATTCGGATGCGAGCGAAACGGCAGGCCGGTCAGGTCGGCTAACGTTGTAGCCGTGCGCTCGCCGAACTCTGGGTGCGCGTTGAGGCCGGTGCCGACGGCGGTGCCGCCGATGGCGAGATCGTAGAGCTGCTCGAGCGCGAGTTTGCAAGCGTGCATCGCGCGATCGAGTTGGTTGACGTAGCCCGAGAACTCTTGCTCGAGCGTCAACGGCGTCGCATCTTGTAAGTGCGTTCTTCCGACCTTGACGATATGCGACCAACTCTTGGCTTTTTTATCGAGTGCATCGCGTAACTGCTCCACGGCCGGCAGCATTCCGGTCATCGCCTCGGCGGCGGCCACGTGCATGGCGGTCGGGAACGTGTCGTTGGAGGACTGCGACATGTTCACGTGGTCGTTCGGATGGATCGGTTTCTTCGATCCCATTTCGCCGCCGGCCAACTCGATGGCGCGGTTCGAAATGACTTCGTTCACGTTCATGTTCGTTTGCGTGCCCGAACCGGTTTGCCACACGCGCAGCGGGAAATGCCGGTCGAGTTTGCCGTCGACGACTTCGTCGGCTGCGCGCACGATCAGATCGGCCTTTTCGGCGTCGAGCTTACCGAGATCGCGGTTGACCATCGCGGCGGCCTTCTTGAGGCGTGCCATAGCGACGATCACCGGCTTGGGCATGACGTCGCGCGGCCAAACGCCGTCGCCGATGTCGAAATGAATTAACGAGCGCGCCGATTGCGCGCCGTAGTAGACGTCGGAGGGAACGTCGATCTTGCCCATCGAGTCGGTCTCGACGCGCGTGGTCCCCTTGGCGGAAGCGTTGGTGATAGTCATTGCCGCTTATCTTCGCTCGCCGCGGCCTTTTCGCGCCTGGACCTAGGTCGCACAGGCTCAAGGGAGCGACGTTCGGCCCGGCGCAGAAGCGACAAATGACGATGCAACCGGCCGTTCGGCGTGCGACCTTTGCCGACAGCGAATCGCTGGCGCCCGTTTTCGACGCGTACCGGACGTTCTTCACCGGCGCCTCCGATCCGGACGGTTCCCGCGCGTTTTTGAGCGACCGCCTCCAACGCGAAGAGTCGGTCGTGTTCGGAGCGTTCGACGGCGAGCGCACCGCCGGTTTCTTGCAGTTGTATCCGCTCTTTTCGTCGTGGTACGCGAAGCGCCAGTGGTTCCTCAGCGACCTGTTCGTCGATCCGGAGTACCAACGCCGCGGAATCGCGCGCAGGTTGCTCGATGCGAGTACGCAGTTCGCGCGCGAAACGCAGTCGCGCTCGGTTCTCGTGGAACTGCCGTTTTCCGAACCGCACTTGATAAAGCTGTACGAAGCGGCCGGCTACGGCCGCGATACGGTGTTCGCGCTCTACCGTTTGACGCTCGCCGGGGCTTAGCCGCGCCGCGCGGCCGTCAAACCCGAAACGGTGTCGCCGACGACGCGCGTTTCGACGATCTCGTACATCGTCAACGGAAACTTTGGATCGAAGCGATGTTTGTTACAGCGCGGGCAGCTCGACGGCTTTCCCGGGCGCTTCTTACGCAAGATTTCGAACGAGCAGTGTTCGCACCGCAAAATGTAGCGCTTGGACGATTCGTTGAGCGGCCGCACGTTGCCGAGATCGTGATAGATCGACGTCATCCCGCAGTCGCGCAGTTTCTTGCGAAAGCGCGGCGTGTGCCCGGTCTCGCGATAGCGGTCGTAGCACCATGCGTGCACCATCTCGTGCGTCAGCGTTTCTTCCAGCGCTTCGGGATATTTGCGAAAGTGCTTGGGCGATAGCTCGATCAACATCGGACGCACCCCGTAGGTTATGCGACCGGCCGAGTTGGAGAAACGTTCGTTATAACGGATCCGGCAGTCGGGAACTTCGCCGTGAAAAAACTGGTAGTTCAGACGGGCGAAGAGCAGTTGCAGATCGGATTCGGCGGGCAAGAGTGGCATAATGTCGATTCGGAAGGCGTCTTCGGCGTGCGTTCGAACGAGTCTTTCGTGTCGCGCACGACGTCCGGATTGCCGTTGAAAATCTACCTGCCGATCGTCGTCGTGCTTGGGGCGGCGTTTCTCGCGCTTATGGCCTATTTAGTCGCGGACG of Candidatus Tumulicola sp. contains these proteins:
- the fumC gene encoding class II fumarate hydratase, with protein sequence MTITNASAKGTTRVETDSMGKIDVPSDVYYGAQSARSLIHFDIGDGVWPRDVMPKPVIVAMARLKKAAAMVNRDLGKLDAEKADLIVRAADEVVDGKLDRHFPLRVWQTGSGTQTNMNVNEVISNRAIELAGGEMGSKKPIHPNDHVNMSQSSNDTFPTAMHVAAAEAMTGMLPAVEQLRDALDKKAKSWSHIVKVGRTHLQDATPLTLEQEFSGYVNQLDRAMHACKLALEQLYDLAIGGTAVGTGLNAHPEFGERTATTLADLTGLPFRSHPNKFAALASHDDFVFASGALKTLAAALMKIANDIRWLASGPRAGIGELVLPENEPGSSIMPGKVNPTQSEAMTMVCVQVYGNDTAISFGASQGNFELNVFNPVMIYNFLHSTTLLRDACTMFREHAVDGLEANEEQIKKYLDQSLMVVTALSPHIGYDNAAAIAKHAHHHGTTLKEAALSLGHVDEKQYDAIVVPREMTKPK
- a CDS encoding GNAT family N-acetyltransferase; translation: MTMQPAVRRATFADSESLAPVFDAYRTFFTGASDPDGSRAFLSDRLQREESVVFGAFDGERTAGFLQLYPLFSSWYAKRQWFLSDLFVDPEYQRRGIARRLLDASTQFARETQSRSVLVELPFSEPHLIKLYEAAGYGRDTVFALYRLTLAGA
- a CDS encoding SprT-like domain-containing protein, with amino-acid sequence MPLLPAESDLQLLFARLNYQFFHGEVPDCRIRYNERFSNSAGRITYGVRPMLIELSPKHFRKYPEALEETLTHEMVHAWCYDRYRETGHTPRFRKKLRDCGMTSIYHDLGNVRPLNESSKRYILRCEHCSFEILRKKRPGKPSSCPRCNKHRFDPKFPLTMYEIVETRVVGDTVSGLTAARRG